The region GGTCCATGAAGCTGTGCCCGTCGAAACGCGCCCCGCGGATCGCCACGAACGCCGAGCCGGGCTGCACCCAGTCGGCATTGTGCGTGACCCCCGTCACCTCCGGGTTCAGCTCCGGGCCAACAGGGGTCAGGTGGGCGTGCAGGTGGTCGGCCAGCTCGGCAAGGCGCATGCCGGGATCATAGCGGGCCGCCACCTGATACGGATTCCGTTTGTTTCGCCAACAATCCGGAACTTCACCGGATTGCCGGCTGCACGTCCGGAACCCGTTTCTCTCCTTCTCGCCTCCGCTCGGATTGAATGGGCTTTGCAGCCCATTCAATCGGAGTCCGTATGAGCCCCTCAGCGTTGGCGGGTGTACAGGCCGCTGAACGTCACGTTCAGGCCCCCGCACGCGCCGTTGTCCAGCGCGACCAGCCACGGGCCGACCGGCCACAGGCTCAGCTCGCAGCCGTCTGCTGCGGTCTGCCACGCGCCGCCCCGGCGGGTCAGGGTCCCGTCCACCTCGCCCAGGTTCGCGCTGCCGCCGGGCGTCGGGTACAGCGCGTCCCCCTTCACCCGCCACGTGCCGGCGGCCGTCTTCGCGAGGATCAGGGTGCCCGTCCCGGACTTCCAGGTGCCGCTCAGGGCGGGACTGGCGGGCACGTTCTGCACCTGCATGGTGTTCAGGTACCCGCCCACGCCGGTCGGCACGCCGCCCCGCACGAAGTAGCTGCAGCGCCGACCGTTCACGGCGGGCCCCTGCAGGAGCAGGTCGCCCTGGACCACGTACGCCCTGCCCGGCTGGCCGCCGGCGTCGGTGAACACGGCGCGGCTGGCCGACACGCGGGCGGCCCGCAGGTCGCCGGGATCCAGGGTCAGCCAGTCGGGGCAGCCCAGCTGGGTCGCCGGGGCGGATGCGGGCGCTCCCTGGGCGTGGGCGAGCGGGGTGGGGGCGGCAGCGCCCAGCAGGGCCAGGGTCAGGACGGAACGGGACAGGGCAGGCATCCCGGTCAGCGTATCGGGCGGCAGGACGGCGCGCCGCCTCATCTGACCGGGCATCCGGTTGCGGGCCTGTCAGCGCAGCAGCGGCAGCCCGTAGCCGTTGGCCTGCACGCGCTGGCACACCCACTCGAAGGCCTGCGGGTCCGCCACGAAGTCCAGCTGGTCGCCGGGCACGCGTACGACCGGGCAGGCGTCGAAACCCGCGACCCAGCTGTCGTACAGGCGATTCAGGCCGCCCAGGTACGCCTCGGGGATGTCCTGCTCGTAGGCGCGGCCGCGCTGCGCGATGCGCCGCTTCAGGGTGGGGAGGCTCGCGTCGATGTGGATCAGCAGGTCCGGGACGCGCAGGGCGGGCAGCACGCCCTCGTACAGGCTGCGGTACGTGGCCCAGTCGCGTTCCTCCATCTGCCCGCTCTCGTAGAGGTTGCGCGCGAAGATGTTCGCGTCCTCGAACACCGTGCGGTCCTGGATGACGTAGCGGGCGCCGGTCACGAGGTTCAGGTGCTGCTCCAGCCGCCGCGACAGGAAGTACACCTGCGAGTGGAAGGAGTAGCGGCGCATGTCGCCGTAAAAGTCCTCCAGATAGGGGTTCTCGGCGTAGGGTTCGTACACGGGGCGCAGGCCGTAGCGCCCGGCGAGCATGCGGGTCAGGGTGCTCTTGCCGCTGCCGATGTTCCCGGAGATCGCGAGGTACATCAGTCGGCGGCCTGTCCGGCGCGCAGGGCCTCGTCGATGCGGGCCAGGAGGCCGCGCTCGTCGTCCGGGTTGTTCACGAAGTCGATCCCGGCCGCGTCGATGATCAGGTGCGGGTGCGGGTACGTGCGGAAGTACTCGTCGTACCGCCCCGTGAGGTTGGCGAGGTACTCGGCCTGCATGTCCTGCTCGAAGGGGCGGCCGCGCAGCGCGATGCGGCGCAGCAGCTCGTCGGTGTCGGCGCGCAGGTACACCACGAGGTCCGGGGTGGGCAGGCGCGGCGACAGGTGCGAGTACAGGTCCTCGTACAGCGCGAACTCGGCGTCGCGCAGGTTCATGGACGCGAAGATGAAGTCCTTGTCGAACAGGTAGTCGCTGACGACCGAGTCGCGGTACAGCCCGGGCTGCCACAGCGCCGAGAGCTGCTTGAAGCGCGAGAGCAGGAAGAACGCCTGCACCTGGAAGGAGTACGCCTCGGGCTGCTCGTAGAATTTCGCCAGGAAGGGGTTCTCCTCGACGATCTCCAGGTTCAGTTCGGCGTTCTGACGCGCGGCGAGCCGCCGGGCGAGGCTTGTTTTCCCGACCCCGATGGGCCCTTCGACGACAACGTACATGGCAGGGCTGAGCATAGCGTCCCCCGCGAGTCTCAAGGGTGGATGAAGACCTTGACACGCGCGGGGGGACCGGGAGGGGAGGGGGGACGAGACATGGAGGATGGGTGGATTCCACCCTCGCCCCTCTATTCCCCGTCCTCTTTCTTCTTGTCTTTCAGGCGTCCGGCGTCTTTTGCGGCGCGGGTCAGGAGGTACTCGATCTGGGCGTTGACGCTGCGCAGGTCGTCCGCGGCCCAGCGTTCCAGCGCGGCGTACAGCTCCGGGCTGATGCGCAGGGGGAAGTTCTTGCGCGGCGGCATGGCTAGTACAGGCTACCGGCGTTCACGACCGGTTGTGTCCCGCGCTCGCTGGTCAGGACGACGAGCAGGTTGCTGACCATCTGCGCCTTGCGTTCCTCGTCGAGCTGCACGATGTCCTGCTCGCTGAGTTCCTTCAGGGCCATCTGCACCATGCCCACGGCGCC is a window of Deinococcus grandis DNA encoding:
- a CDS encoding deoxynucleoside kinase produces the protein MYLAISGNIGSGKSTLTRMLAGRYGLRPVYEPYAENPYLEDFYGDMRRYSFHSQVYFLSRRLEQHLNLVTGARYVIQDRTVFEDANIFARNLYESGQMEERDWATYRSLYEGVLPALRVPDLLIHIDASLPTLKRRIAQRGRAYEQDIPEAYLGGLNRLYDSWVAGFDACPVVRVPGDQLDFVADPQAFEWVCQRVQANGYGLPLLR
- a CDS encoding deoxynucleoside kinase, whose amino-acid sequence is MYVVVEGPIGVGKTSLARRLAARQNAELNLEIVEENPFLAKFYEQPEAYSFQVQAFFLLSRFKQLSALWQPGLYRDSVVSDYLFDKDFIFASMNLRDAEFALYEDLYSHLSPRLPTPDLVVYLRADTDELLRRIALRGRPFEQDMQAEYLANLTGRYDEYFRTYPHPHLIIDAAGIDFVNNPDDERGLLARIDEALRAGQAAD